The genomic DNA aaataattatattcaagggtatttaagtaaaataatttactagtaatcttttattacctttaaccaaacacaataattatttatacctaccaaattttatcaaacatagtaatcatttatatccagtaatcttttaaataatctatcttcaaggtaatctttccattttgataataaaatattacccaaaccaaacgccccctaagagttattcattttcaacaaaataagaattaaGGTTACCTGGTGAGTTGAGAGTGGACACCACTAACAAATATATCTGCCAATATAGTGCTAAATCTCACACCACAATTTTCAGGATCTAGTGCACATGCATAAAACATCACAAACTGCAATCATGAAGTAACAAAGCCTCAAGAGCCAAATAAGCAAAGAATCCATGTTTTTAAAccaataatggaaaaaaaatgctCATAAAATTGATACAATTAAACGGTGGAAAACATTAGAAATAAATCACCAAATGAATGTTTCTTATAgacaataagaaaaatatgggAACTCATACATCACCAGAGCAAATTTTGACTTGTGTGCATTCAGAACTGTTATCTGAAATGACTGCAGAAGAATATCAAATACCTAACAGAACAAAAATGATTATTCAGATAATGTGAGCCATATACTGCAATTTAAGcaagttaatataaataaaaacatcacAATATACCTCAATCAAACGACCGTCACTTTCACATGATTTGAAATGCTCAAAAGTTAGCACCATCAAGCTATCTAATAATTCAGCAGCTATTTGTTCTTTTGCACTCTTCCAAGTCAAAATTCCTTTTGTAAGCTGTAAAATGTTTCACATTAGTTTAAGAAAAGGTTATTTCCACATCAATTAGAAACATAAACCAACTTCTTATCCACTTATTTTCCATCAAGGAAGAGATTTGGAAATGGATGAGCCTCTATGCACACAACAAACTGCTCTCCCATCCACTTTCTAAGCACACATGCCAAAAATATTGTTGAGAAATGAAGAGAAAtatcattacaaaatttttaacaaagcATGTACTTAACAAAATTGGAGTGTAGAGCACTTCTATGGGTTCACAAAACCCATAGAAACCCAATTTGTTTCAAGAACATTACATACATCTTCATTTACATTTACTATACTTTACAAAGGCTTTTATGTTTCTTATCCTTTAGAATACACATTTCAGCATaatgcaattaaatatttactataACCTGCTACTATTTGTAACTCTTTCTATTTGAAATGGTGACAGGCAAATCAGGAACCATGCAAAAAAGGACAATTCACAGATTGTACCTCATCTCTGTCTTGTTCAGCATGATCAGCCTCTTCCACATCTTCCAGGTCTATTTCAAAAATGCCTTTACCAGAGTCATCATGTGAATTGTCATCCCATCCAATCTCCACCTGTGAGAAGCCTCACTGTATCAGAATTTACATATAACTGCAGAAGGTATGTTCAAGCACCAGTTTACGAGGTAATCTCATCTGACTTACATCCAAATCTATCAGCCTATCCACCAGAGCCATTAGCATTGGGCATCTAACAAGTTCCCCTAGTTTACCCTTTTCCAACTCTAGCATGTTCTCCACATATATTACAATCATCTTCAactgaaaaaggagaaaaatagaTGACATTTGAGACATAATATCCATTACCAAATTTCTGATAAGCACTTCTTGTGGCAACATGTAATGATTACTGACAACATTAACAGACTCGAGCATAGCTATTTACTCAGGAAAAAGTTCGAACTAGCCCACTAGAAGCTAGTCAATATGTCACTCGGAAAGACGTGCACATAACACAACCCCAAAAATAGTTtaaggaaaataagataatgCAAGAATTATCAAATGCAAACATATATGAACATAAAGCATGCCATATGAACACAGCACCGCTTGTCAATGGACTCTGTCAGGGAGACTGCTCAAGGAAACTCATACAAACATGTATGACAccatcttgaaaattttttagttgtGTTTTGATCTCTCCAAATGAAAAACCAACATGTTAAACACCTGGAAACACATAAATAGCAAGACATGTAGCAGCAAGGAAacacaaagacaaaaaaattcaaaaccaaCTGCTCACCAGAACAAAAGAAGTTTCATCACAAATGAAGAGCAAAGAAAGATTTGAGaaagaaaacataaacaatGTAACTAATCCCGTGGCAATCATCTGTAGTGCAACAAGAGAAACATACAACAGATATTCTACAGCATGGACATAAtccaaaatattaattacagCAGACACCAACATCCTTATTTgacacaaaaattgaaaattgaaaagttatattaaaCTTACAGAATCATGCTTACTATGGACTGTTGGCATTCCCTGTAAAATGATTGGCGATAATCTCAATGGGGCAAGGGGTACCAAATCAGTTATTTTTTTCAAGGCTGCATGCACCCGAGGAATGACTTGGTTCTTTTTTCCCATACTAtatgatttatcatttttagTACATGGGGGGCATGAAATTAGCGACAAGCATGGTTAAACATGAATCAACAAATTTTCCATTTGAAGCAGCCTGTCAAATCATAAAACTAGAAATagtctcaaaattttttatggatctctgaaaatttgaagaaagggATTTGAAAACTGACATACCAAGGATATAATCAGAGATATCAAAGCATCCATCTCGTAAGGTTGATAGACCCACATGTTCGTATGAAAAATCTGAAGAAcactttatcaaaaaataataataacaactatGATAATACCTAATAAACAAGAGAAAATACAGAAATTCATATAACAACTTACAGAAGTGAGAAGAGCCTCATGGTGAACAATGTCTAAATAAGAAGCTGCGGAAGATAGTGCCCTCAAACTTGGCTGCAATTAGTGAAAAAGTGGAAACTTAACGCTTCCATGCAGAGAAAAACATAGTCATTAAACTAAAGGGTTACCACAAGCCAAGCCCTCTCATCAGGGTCAAGAGACAGTACCTAAAGCACATCCCTATCCCTCTCAAGGTGCATGACACCAACAAGCAATTCGTAATTGTGACAACCACCCTATTCCAATAAAATTAAGCTTAATGTAAGAGCAACTCATATTGCAAAAAGATGAATATGGGCCAAAAGTTACCAGAAGGATatcattcattaaaaaaattctaaaggACCAGGCTAGAACGCTTACCGAGGGTACAGCTTTAAGAGTTTCCTTTACATGGTAGACTAGTTCAGAATCACTAATAATCCCCATCTCAAGAGATTCTATTTTGTGATTTTGCAACTCCATTCCCATGGTCCCAAAGTCAGACCCTACAAAATCcccaaacaaaaatattcttctataaatcttacaaaaaaaccacaaaacaaattcataaacgaaataaaaaagtcaaacccactatatatgataattattaatgGAATCAATACATAGTCGTCTACAATCATGgtaatcaaatcaattgaattcaagatatattaactaaaaacaagaattttttttttttaaagtcagCATCATGAATTGAACCTTTAGCTTTCGGACCCTCTTGACGTCAGAGACTGGTTTGGCGGCTTTGCTTCTTCTTCCTGTAGACGGGAAACAGAGTGGAAACATAGTCGTttatattcaattgaattcaaGATATATTCactaaaaagaagaagaaaaataacagCAAAAAAGCTTCATGAATTAAACCTTCAGCTTTTGGGGCCTCTTAGGAACGTCAGAGGAGACTTGTCAGCGGCTTTGCTTCTTCCCGACGGCGGGAAACAGAATGACGgttctcttcctttcccttttatACCGACCACTGGACTTGGCATAATTGTTTTATAATGGCTCTATCACCTGTTTCTTATTgaccatttatttttttaaataaaccacGCAAACAGAAACCCGCGCCCCCCCAAAGCTTTCAAAACATCTTTTTTCACCCCTAAAAGGTCAGATGTTTTTATTCCATACTCCCTCTGATATTGcaacaaaattagaaaagaactACCCAATATGGGCATAAAAGTTATTTTAGCTTTTCttaaccctaaaataaaaattttaaataaataaaaggccaacgactatttcccacccaaggtatgttgtaatgacaaatttccaccctttaactatggaaacaccaaatacccactcatggccagttaaaaataacggtggtaagggtaaaattgtcattttctctataatattaaaaaataaactaaaatataatctatttttacccccctaaactttgaaaactaaaattttccctagtctaagttttaaagaatttttcgtCTCCCAAGGTGTCTCCAACGCCGATCggccctccaaatgggaggaaaaagatcgccggaaggagaggatgtctCGAGagagagaggccgtcggcaatgaagcctgagaggtcgccggagatttcaaaatcaaaccctagggtgaaactgccattttttaaaacttagtctgaggaaaaattttaatttttaaagttttgaggggcaaaaagagataaaattttcagacgttaacgttctgttaaatttaatcggctat from Mangifera indica cultivar Alphonso chromosome 16, CATAS_Mindica_2.1, whole genome shotgun sequence includes the following:
- the LOC123199332 gene encoding LOW QUALITY PROTEIN: RNA polymerase I-specific transcription initiation factor RRN3-like (The sequence of the model RefSeq protein was modified relative to this genomic sequence to represent the inferred CDS: inserted 2 bases in 1 codon; deleted 1 base in 1 codon), encoding MGMELQNHKIESLEMGIISDSELVYHVKETLKAVPSPSLRALSSAASYLDIVHHEALLTSIFHTNMWVYQPYEMDALISLIISLAASNGKFVDSCLTMLVANFMPPMYKNDKSYSMGKKNQVIPRVHAALKKITDLVPLAPLRLSPIILQGMPTVHSKHDSLKMIVIYVENMLELEKGKLGELVRCPMLMALVDRLIDLDVEIGWDDNSHDDSGKGIFEIDLEDVEEADHAEQDRDELTKGILTWKSAKEQIAAELLDSLMVLTFEHFKSCESDGRLIEVFDILLQSFQITVLNAHKSKFALFVMFYACALDPENCGVRFSTILADIFVSGVHSQLTRMSAVSYLASFLSRTKFLSASLVISVLKRLVDWCLEYWNIHGGDPKXHRVFYSGCQAIMYVLCFRMRTIMDIPRLKSQLLLMPLETIMKHELNPFKVCLPSVVSEFLKQSKAAHLFTVSKTFSFNDLLESELSRAFGGPERLDTFFPFDPCLLKKCYSYIRPNFVYWSMVRTTYHDNDEVDSGDEDFVDANGDDVMDDGMGRGNEDEEDPDEDGEFDYNALSKMSITPKNCVGLVVK